From the genome of Pukyongia salina, one region includes:
- a CDS encoding ATP-binding protein, translated as MLSTNQLFFVMLFAFAALFLRPQSAFSQNDLKRKIDSVVSGLENMKFQEKRSSYFDICDLIMRAGGNKREELFNYAISRDSSEHARMVFYETYSKVFSRRGQTDEALELKEMGLELAEKLKDIEYEIVYHNDIANLYIYQNKPDKALFHINKAELLAQEDKYKHYNTSVYYNRGLLNNILGDHEEERLSYLKMWEYAEEMENTSRKRFLLYILVDFLSQVDHPEELAKFTEVLSDLYEEANPNMPEGHMPIKSIFEKRSDPVNIPKLKKSIRISDSLNSLNSLTFASIALAKTYEKMGQPYQGVQVLKNIAPKIDTTNKPQLKLYLVSELSRLNAEAKNFEEAFTYLREETKLRDSIKSERMQKNLAEMEVKFDTEKKERKIAQQDLQLEKEARQKNMIFTGLIALGVLLIMSFFFFRNKLKYQRTIAAQTEAIQQQEIRELQQENKLLALNSMIEGQEAERLRIAKDLHDSLGGLLSTVKAHFTTIQKEIEELEKLNITEKTNSLIDEACLEVRRISHNMMPHALSLSGLKGAVQDIASNLQEEGYLVTLEIEDLPSLDKTREVMVYRLIQEIVANIRKHAEAKSVLIQVLARKNDLNLLIEDNGKGFNFDQALKKGGIGLKSINSRVQFLDGHIDWDTKEGEGTSVSIKIPAV; from the coding sequence ATGCTATCCACTAACCAACTCTTTTTTGTGATGCTATTTGCGTTTGCGGCTTTATTCCTAAGGCCGCAATCTGCATTTTCACAAAACGACCTTAAACGAAAGATCGATAGCGTAGTGAGCGGGTTGGAAAACATGAAATTTCAAGAAAAACGTTCATCTTACTTCGATATCTGTGATCTTATCATGCGTGCCGGCGGAAATAAAAGAGAAGAACTTTTCAATTATGCCATTTCCAGGGATAGCTCCGAACATGCACGAATGGTATTCTATGAAACCTACTCTAAAGTTTTTTCGCGCAGAGGACAAACCGATGAAGCTCTTGAGCTCAAAGAAATGGGATTGGAACTCGCCGAGAAACTAAAGGACATTGAATATGAAATTGTCTATCACAACGATATAGCCAATTTATATATTTACCAGAACAAGCCCGATAAAGCACTTTTTCATATTAATAAAGCCGAATTGCTCGCGCAAGAAGACAAGTATAAACATTACAATACGAGCGTTTATTACAACCGTGGCCTGCTGAATAATATTCTGGGGGATCACGAAGAAGAGCGATTAAGTTACTTGAAGATGTGGGAATATGCCGAAGAAATGGAGAACACCTCACGAAAGCGATTCCTGTTATACATACTTGTGGATTTTTTAAGTCAGGTTGATCATCCCGAGGAGCTCGCAAAATTCACCGAAGTGCTTTCCGATCTATACGAGGAAGCTAATCCTAATATGCCTGAAGGGCATATGCCGATAAAGAGTATTTTCGAAAAGCGATCGGATCCTGTTAACATTCCTAAACTTAAAAAGTCTATCCGTATTAGCGATAGTCTAAATAGTTTGAACTCCCTAACATTTGCATCCATTGCCCTGGCAAAGACCTACGAAAAGATGGGGCAGCCTTACCAGGGAGTTCAGGTGCTTAAGAATATCGCCCCAAAGATCGATACCACCAATAAACCACAGTTAAAACTATATCTGGTTTCTGAATTGAGCCGACTCAATGCCGAAGCGAAAAATTTTGAAGAAGCCTTCACCTACCTCCGGGAAGAGACCAAATTAAGAGACAGTATTAAATCTGAACGCATGCAAAAGAACTTGGCCGAAATGGAGGTTAAATTCGATACCGAAAAAAAGGAACGTAAGATCGCACAGCAAGATCTTCAGCTTGAGAAAGAAGCCAGGCAGAAGAATATGATCTTTACAGGTCTTATCGCGCTTGGCGTATTGCTTATTATGAGTTTTTTCTTTTTCAGAAATAAACTAAAATATCAGCGAACCATAGCTGCCCAAACCGAAGCTATTCAGCAGCAGGAGATCAGGGAACTTCAGCAAGAAAATAAATTACTCGCATTAAATAGTATGATAGAAGGCCAGGAAGCCGAACGACTTCGAATTGCCAAAGATCTACACGATAGCCTGGGAGGGTTGCTCAGTACTGTGAAAGCTCATTTTACAACTATTCAGAAAGAAATAGAAGAATTGGAAAAACTCAATATAACCGAAAAGACCAACTCGCTTATAGACGAAGCCTGCCTTGAGGTTAGACGGATCTCTCACAATATGATGCCGCATGCCTTAAGCTTATCCGGATTAAAAGGTGCTGTACAGGATATTGCATCCAATCTTCAGGAAGAAGGCTATCTGGTAACTTTGGAGATTGAAGATCTTCCCTCCTTGGATAAAACACGGGAGGTAATGGTGTATCGGCTTATACAGGAGATCGTTGCGAATATCCGAAAGCACGCCGAAGCAAAATCTGTACTCATACAGGTATTGGCTCGCAAGAACGATCTCAATTTACTCATTGAAGACAATGGAAAGGGCTTCAACTTTGATCAAGCCTTGAAAAAAGGTGGGATAGGACTTAAAAGTATTAATAGCCGCGTACAGTTTCTGGACGGGCATATCGATTGGGATACTAAAGAAGGTGAAGGAACTTCGGTAAGCATTAAAATCCCTGCTGTGTAA
- a CDS encoding tetratricopeptide repeat-containing sensor histidine kinase → MKIFSKHITKVTQRLLLLCTLFVGCELTAQSNKVEDSLKQVLAVTTNDSIKMDLYNELRKATFYSEPEISKNYTREYLELAKRVQDSFRIALAQYYMGNADITLGNYKEALPNYLLAAKYFEYSGDPGRLSSVYNGIAAAYEKHGVDSLSLKYFELSYEISKEQNDSRRMGIALNNISNIYRNRGDLQTSIEYLERARNHLAAPQYAKYFIPISINLGNGYVDMERTQDAKKIFEATLKTIDSTQDILHYGSLLRGLGGVYTQEGNSRKGLAYYERAYKAFLDHGFYDERLETMPFLIDAYYENKETLKGMNLFYEYTEAKDSIFNSEKEKNLTEALQKYEAEKKDKALLAQALTIEKNTRQKNTILILLISAVSISVLLFLFFRKRLQYQKTIASQNASLQRQRITELQQKNKLLALSSMIEGQEAERLRIAKDLHDSLGGLLSTVKAHFTTIQKQIHQLANFNLTEKTNTLIDEACIEVRRISHNMMPHALSISGLKGALEDITQNLKEDGYDVTLEIKNLHPEMESTKEVMIYRLVQEIVSNIRKHAGANTILLQLIGFKNEVNLIIEDNGQGFDYREAVLKNGLGIKSINSRVDFLDGAIEWDSKPGNGTSISINIPL, encoded by the coding sequence ATGAAAATATTTAGCAAACATATCACAAAGGTCACCCAACGTTTACTTCTACTTTGTACGCTGTTTGTTGGTTGCGAGCTTACGGCTCAATCGAATAAGGTGGAAGACAGTTTGAAGCAAGTACTTGCGGTCACTACCAACGATTCGATAAAAATGGATCTCTATAACGAATTGCGTAAAGCAACCTTTTATTCGGAGCCGGAAATTTCTAAAAATTATACCAGGGAATACCTGGAACTCGCCAAACGTGTACAGGATTCGTTTCGAATTGCCCTGGCTCAATACTATATGGGTAATGCCGATATAACATTGGGGAATTATAAGGAAGCCTTACCTAATTATCTGCTGGCGGCAAAGTATTTCGAATATTCGGGTGATCCCGGCAGGCTGAGCTCTGTGTACAATGGCATTGCCGCCGCCTACGAAAAACACGGCGTAGATTCACTTTCACTAAAGTATTTCGAGCTGTCCTACGAGATTAGCAAAGAACAAAATGATAGCCGGCGTATGGGTATTGCTCTAAATAACATTAGCAATATCTACCGAAACCGGGGTGACCTACAGACTTCAATCGAATACCTGGAAAGAGCCCGTAACCATTTGGCAGCGCCCCAATATGCCAAGTATTTTATCCCTATAAGTATTAATCTGGGGAATGGTTACGTAGATATGGAGCGAACCCAGGATGCTAAAAAGATCTTCGAAGCCACGCTTAAAACTATAGATTCGACCCAAGATATCCTTCATTACGGATCCCTGTTGCGCGGACTTGGAGGCGTGTATACCCAGGAAGGAAACAGCCGTAAAGGCCTGGCTTATTACGAACGCGCTTATAAGGCTTTTCTCGACCATGGGTTTTACGACGAACGCCTGGAAACCATGCCTTTCCTTATCGATGCATATTACGAGAACAAGGAGACCCTGAAGGGTATGAATTTGTTCTACGAGTATACAGAAGCCAAGGATTCGATCTTTAATTCGGAAAAGGAAAAAAACCTTACAGAGGCGCTTCAGAAATACGAAGCAGAAAAAAAGGACAAAGCCTTATTGGCCCAGGCCCTTACGATCGAAAAGAATACACGACAGAAGAACACCATCCTCATCTTACTTATATCGGCGGTTTCTATTTCCGTACTGCTGTTCTTGTTCTTCCGAAAACGCCTTCAGTACCAAAAAACTATTGCAAGCCAGAATGCCTCCCTCCAGCGGCAGAGGATTACCGAACTTCAGCAAAAGAATAAATTACTGGCCCTAAGTAGTATGATCGAAGGCCAGGAAGCAGAACGACTTCGAATTGCAAAGGATCTTCACGACAGTCTGGGAGGGCTGCTAAGTACTGTTAAGGCTCATTTTACAACAATTCAGAAACAAATACATCAATTGGCCAATTTCAATCTTACAGAAAAGACCAATACACTCATAGATGAGGCATGCATTGAAGTGCGGCGGATCTCACATAATATGATGCCGCATGCCTTGAGTATTTCCGGATTAAAAGGTGCACTAGAAGATATTACACAGAACCTGAAGGAAGACGGGTATGATGTTACCCTGGAAATTAAAAATCTTCATCCGGAAATGGAAAGCACCAAAGAAGTAATGATCTACAGATTGGTTCAGGAAATAGTGTCTAATATCCGCAAGCATGCCGGTGCTAATACTATCCTGCTGCAGTTGATCGGGTTTAAAAATGAAGTTAATCTAATTATTGAAGACAATGGCCAGGGATTCGATTATAGGGAGGCTGTTTTAAAGAATGGGCTCGGAATTAAGAGTATAAATAGCCGGGTTGACTTTCTGGATGGCGCCATAGAATGGGACTCCAAGCCGGGAAATGGCACTTCAATAAGTATAAATATACCGTTATGA
- a CDS encoding response regulator transcription factor — MIQVFIVDDHKMVIEGLQLLLQNEEDITVIGSALSGKDALEQIDIKQPDVVLLDINMPDMNGIETCKELIARHPDLKIVAISMHKESSLIKLMLSSGAKGYVLKNAGQDEVIEAIKMVNDGKMYLDDTVNEIVVNSVANGNESKQRSPFPTLSRREKEILQLILKEHTTHEIAEKLFISFGTVETHRRNMLIKTGARNTAGLVRIALEYELHT; from the coding sequence ATGATACAGGTCTTTATAGTTGATGATCATAAAATGGTCATAGAAGGATTACAATTGTTACTTCAGAATGAAGAGGACATCACTGTAATAGGATCCGCCCTTAGTGGGAAAGACGCTTTAGAGCAAATTGATATCAAACAGCCCGATGTGGTATTGCTGGATATCAATATGCCCGACATGAACGGCATTGAAACCTGTAAAGAGCTCATTGCGCGTCATCCAGATCTGAAGATCGTGGCGATTTCGATGCACAAGGAAAGCAGCCTGATTAAATTGATGCTTTCCAGTGGCGCAAAAGGTTATGTATTAAAAAACGCCGGACAGGATGAAGTGATAGAGGCCATAAAAATGGTGAACGATGGTAAAATGTACCTGGACGACACGGTAAACGAGATCGTGGTGAACAGTGTGGCGAATGGCAACGAGTCTAAACAGCGCAGTCCATTCCCCACCTTGTCGCGGCGCGAGAAAGAAATACTACAATTAATACTAAAGGAACACACTACGCATGAGATAGCAGAGAAGTTGTTTATCAGCTTCGGAACCGTAGAAACTCACAGACGAAATATGCTTATTAAGACAGGGGCGAGAAATACTGCCGGCCTGGTACGAATAGCACTTGAATACGAATTACACACATAA
- a CDS encoding SusD/RagB family nutrient-binding outer membrane lipoprotein, whose product MKNILKISFILTTLLFFTACDTVELELLDNPNVVGSENADPNFILNDVQLTFARNVWNGYNGPSMSSTRMTNLFGAYNGAIDENTLITEWQQSYQMFGNIDLIEGLHNVDLENGGEGLTNHLGVAQVIEAFAYMLLVDYVNDVPYSEANKPEEFPNPNTDPAKSVYDAQLELLDAAIANLQAGGLIEPTTDLYFGDFDADNWIALANTLKLRAYNNLRLTDPARATAGINSTANGSIIDNSSEDFTFGYSDVQDPVESRHPFFTTGYLAAGAGSYMSNNFLDLLNAGDDQPPFIETGTIDPRTRYYLYRQTSTPPSGSDLPCAGDARYDYCYVGNLYWGRDHTDDAGIPNDGFKRTTFGIYPGGGAFDRDEFAQARATENNLGGAGILPIYLASHTKFLLAETALTLGTNGNAANLLADGIRLSLDKVDDFVGSAATDGFEMTQADKDNYVAGVLAEYNAANNNGKLAIIAREAFLASWGNGVEVYNLYRRTGFPTLQSPITAAGAFPRGYRYPVDEVENNPNIQQRQLTDQVFWDNNPGGFID is encoded by the coding sequence ATGAAAAACATACTTAAAATCTCATTCATTCTTACCACCCTCCTTTTCTTCACTGCCTGTGACACGGTGGAGTTAGAATTACTAGATAACCCTAACGTTGTTGGGTCTGAGAACGCAGATCCTAACTTCATCCTGAACGACGTGCAGCTTACTTTTGCACGTAACGTTTGGAATGGTTACAACGGACCTTCTATGAGTTCTACGCGTATGACCAACTTGTTTGGAGCATACAACGGGGCCATTGATGAGAACACACTTATTACCGAGTGGCAACAATCTTACCAGATGTTTGGAAACATCGACCTTATCGAGGGGCTTCACAACGTGGACCTTGAAAACGGTGGGGAAGGTCTTACCAACCACCTGGGTGTGGCTCAGGTGATCGAGGCATTTGCCTATATGCTATTGGTTGATTATGTGAACGATGTTCCTTACTCTGAGGCCAACAAGCCGGAAGAATTTCCAAATCCAAATACAGATCCTGCCAAGTCGGTATACGATGCGCAGTTAGAGTTACTTGATGCAGCTATTGCCAACCTTCAGGCTGGTGGGCTTATCGAGCCAACAACCGATCTTTATTTCGGAGATTTCGATGCTGATAACTGGATCGCCCTGGCGAACACTTTAAAGCTTCGTGCTTATAACAACCTTCGCCTTACCGATCCTGCCAGAGCAACGGCCGGGATCAACTCAACGGCTAACGGTAGTATTATCGATAATTCTTCAGAAGATTTCACTTTTGGATATTCTGATGTTCAGGATCCTGTAGAATCAAGACACCCCTTCTTTACCACGGGATATCTTGCAGCAGGAGCCGGATCGTATATGAGTAACAACTTCCTTGACCTGTTAAATGCAGGTGACGATCAACCTCCTTTTATCGAAACAGGAACGATCGATCCAAGAACACGTTACTACCTGTATCGTCAAACCTCCACCCCACCATCAGGTTCAGACCTGCCATGTGCCGGAGATGCCCGATACGATTACTGTTATGTTGGAAATCTTTACTGGGGTCGTGACCATACCGATGATGCTGGTATTCCAAACGACGGATTCAAGCGTACTACCTTTGGTATCTACCCGGGTGGTGGAGCCTTCGATAGAGACGAGTTTGCACAGGCAAGAGCTACAGAGAACAACCTGGGTGGTGCTGGTATATTACCTATCTACCTGGCGTCTCATACAAAATTCTTATTGGCCGAAACAGCCCTTACTCTTGGAACCAACGGTAACGCGGCTAACTTACTGGCAGACGGGATCCGTCTAAGCCTGGATAAGGTAGACGACTTCGTAGGAAGTGCCGCAACAGACGGTTTCGAAATGACTCAAGCCGATAAGGACAACTACGTAGCAGGTGTACTTGCAGAGTACAACGCAGCCAACAACAACGGAAAACTTGCCATTATCGCAAGAGAAGCATTCCTTGCTTCCTGGGGTAACGGTGTAGAAGTATACAACCTATACAGACGAACAGGATTCCCAACCCTGCAGTCTCCTATAACAGCAGCAGGTGCGTTCCCAAGAGGGTACAGATATCCTGTTGATGAGGTAGAAAACAACCCGAACATCCAACAGCGTCAGCTTACCGACCAGGTATTCTGGGATAATAACCCTGGCGGATTTATTGACTAA
- a CDS encoding RNA polymerase sigma factor, giving the protein MNKEKDTCKEEVFNTLYRDHAQSLHNFLYFKTTNKDQSHDITQEAFIKLWNNCKKVSPEKAKSFLFTVANNLFLNAIAHQKVVLNFKKSKTTVINEQSPEYLMEEKEFEARLNKAIADLTEVQRTAFLLSRVEGKKYKEIAEILGISEKAAGKRIHDALEALREQIEKI; this is encoded by the coding sequence ATGAACAAAGAGAAAGATACTTGTAAGGAAGAGGTTTTTAATACTCTTTACCGCGATCATGCGCAGTCCTTGCACAATTTCCTATATTTTAAGACTACCAATAAAGACCAATCGCATGATATTACGCAGGAAGCTTTTATAAAACTTTGGAACAATTGTAAAAAAGTAAGTCCCGAAAAAGCAAAGTCCTTTTTATTCACTGTGGCAAATAATTTATTTCTGAATGCGATCGCGCATCAAAAGGTGGTGCTGAATTTTAAAAAGTCGAAAACTACTGTGATCAACGAACAATCCCCAGAGTATTTAATGGAAGAGAAAGAATTCGAAGCCAGACTCAATAAGGCGATCGCCGATCTTACTGAAGTGCAGCGAACCGCCTTTTTATTAAGTCGGGTAGAAGGAAAAAAATACAAGGAGATTGCCGAAATATTAGGTATTTCGGAAAAAGCGGCCGGCAAGAGGATAC